The Spirochaeta isovalerica genome includes a window with the following:
- a CDS encoding alanine--tRNA ligase, translated as MKANELRKKYIDFFVSRGHKEISGKSLIPENDPTVLFTTAGMHPLVPYIMGEPHPAGTRLTDVQKCIRTQDIESVGDPTHATFFEMLGNWSLGDYFKEEALKMSYEFITSPEYLGLDVNKLSVTVFAGDDDAPADNEAFEIWKGLGIPEERIYRLPKEDNWWGPAGTTGPCGPDSEMFIDTGKEACGADCRPGCSCGKYFEIWNDVFMQYNKKEDGTYELMDRKCVDTGMGVERTITMLQGKNSVYDTELFTPILDKIGEMAGVKYKDDESLDNSFRIIADHAKASTMIMGDPQGVKPSNLGQGYILRRLIRRAVRHGKKLNIEGQFLGKLAEVIIEMYREVYPELAGNRDLIISEFAIEEAQFNSTLKKGEHEFEKLLPNLLRNPKKVVPGRTAFKLYDTYGFPFELTEELAAEHDMTVDREGFDEAYKKHQEISKKGAEQAFKGGLADNSVMSTRYHTATHLLHEALKTVLGDHVAQKGSNINADRLRFDFSHHDKMTDEEIKKVEDMVNEVIQAKMPVSMKTMTVEEAKALGARALFSGKYDEQVKVYFIGDFSTEVCGGPHVENTAELGKFVIKKEQSSSRGVRRIKAVLE; from the coding sequence ATGAAAGCTAATGAATTGAGAAAAAAATATATTGACTTTTTCGTCTCCCGCGGACACAAGGAGATTTCCGGCAAATCTCTCATTCCCGAAAATGATCCCACGGTTCTTTTTACGACGGCAGGGATGCATCCCCTGGTTCCCTACATCATGGGCGAACCCCATCCCGCCGGGACCAGACTGACCGATGTTCAGAAATGTATCCGGACACAGGATATCGAGTCTGTTGGAGACCCGACCCACGCTACATTTTTCGAGATGCTGGGAAACTGGTCTCTCGGCGATTATTTCAAAGAGGAAGCTCTGAAAATGAGCTACGAATTTATCACTTCCCCCGAATACCTCGGGCTCGATGTGAATAAGCTGTCCGTGACGGTTTTCGCCGGCGACGACGACGCTCCGGCAGACAATGAGGCTTTTGAAATCTGGAAAGGTCTCGGAATACCGGAAGAGAGAATCTACCGTCTACCCAAAGAGGATAACTGGTGGGGTCCCGCCGGCACGACAGGTCCCTGCGGTCCCGACAGCGAGATGTTCATCGATACGGGAAAAGAAGCCTGCGGTGCAGACTGCCGTCCCGGCTGCTCATGCGGCAAGTATTTCGAAATCTGGAATGATGTATTCATGCAGTACAACAAGAAAGAGGACGGGACCTATGAACTGATGGACCGCAAATGCGTCGATACGGGAATGGGTGTCGAACGGACAATTACCATGCTCCAAGGCAAAAACTCTGTATACGATACGGAACTTTTTACTCCTATCCTCGATAAAATCGGTGAAATGGCCGGTGTTAAATACAAAGATGATGAATCTCTGGATAATTCGTTCAGAATCATCGCCGATCATGCCAAGGCATCGACGATGATAATGGGAGACCCCCAGGGCGTGAAGCCTTCCAATCTCGGGCAGGGGTATATTCTCAGAAGATTGATCCGCCGCGCCGTGCGCCACGGGAAAAAATTGAACATCGAGGGTCAGTTCCTCGGAAAACTGGCTGAGGTCATTATTGAGATGTACCGCGAGGTATATCCAGAACTCGCAGGCAACCGCGATCTGATCATCAGCGAGTTTGCCATCGAGGAAGCCCAGTTCAACAGTACTTTGAAAAAAGGGGAGCATGAGTTCGAGAAGCTTCTTCCCAATCTGCTCAGAAACCCGAAAAAAGTCGTGCCGGGCAGAACGGCATTTAAATTATATGATACTTACGGCTTTCCCTTTGAACTCACCGAAGAACTGGCGGCGGAACATGACATGACTGTTGACCGCGAAGGTTTTGACGAAGCCTATAAGAAACATCAGGAAATATCCAAAAAGGGAGCCGAGCAGGCATTCAAAGGCGGACTGGCCGATAATTCTGTTATGTCCACCCGCTATCATACGGCGACTCACCTCCTTCATGAAGCTCTCAAAACCGTACTTGGCGATCATGTAGCCCAGAAGGGGAGCAATATCAATGCCGACCGTCTCAGATTCGATTTCTCTCATCACGATAAGATGACAGATGAAGAGATTAAAAAAGTAGAAGACATGGTCAATGAAGTGATTCAGGCGAAAATGCCTGTTTCCATGAAAACAATGACAGTCGAGGAAGCGAAAGCTCTTGGAGCCAGAGCTCTTTTCTCCGGAAAATACGATGAGCAGGTGAAAGTCTACTTTATCGGGGATTTCTCAACGGAAGTCTGCGGAGGACCCCATGTGGAGAATACTGCCGAGCTTGGTAAATTCGTAATTAAAAAAGAACAGTCCAGCTCCCGCGGCGTCCGCAGGATCAAGGCGGTCCTGGAATAA
- a CDS encoding tetratricopeptide repeat protein, which produces MMDDLFGNKADADRSDGELTQEQLNEISELSKKGYQLLKEGLLERAEACFSEILSMDPSNNYALVGMGDTLRKSRHFQDAIKYYQSCLSNHRGNNYALFGLADCYKALHQYNRAIDIWEEYLIHDDKNITVLTRIADAYRKVRNYEKSNEIYQRVLKMESNNSYCLIGLGHLNYDFRDYEKALYYWEKMLELNKSRVDIRVLTSLGNCHRKMKTFDEGIPYFEQALKMQPNNFYALFGLADCYRGLHIPDESVKYWNRILGLDPRNKVILTRAGDAYRNMGEQEKAQEYYTNALDIEYDIYAVLGLSLINRDKGNYEESATTIRNIIDKDPKNPRFYLELADVYRKWGKEKDAVQVLSDFLKTGNKNQVIQDMYNELKGR; this is translated from the coding sequence ATGATGGATGATTTGTTCGGCAATAAGGCTGATGCGGACCGCAGTGACGGAGAGCTGACACAGGAACAGCTTAACGAGATCAGCGAACTTTCGAAGAAAGGATATCAGCTTCTCAAAGAAGGTCTTCTGGAAAGAGCCGAAGCCTGTTTTTCCGAGATTTTAAGCATGGACCCTTCCAATAATTACGCTCTTGTCGGCATGGGCGACACATTGAGGAAATCCCGTCATTTTCAGGATGCCATCAAATATTATCAGAGCTGTCTTTCCAATCACAGAGGTAACAATTATGCGCTTTTCGGACTGGCCGATTGTTATAAAGCTCTGCATCAATACAATCGGGCAATCGATATCTGGGAAGAGTACCTTATTCACGACGATAAAAATATCACTGTTCTCACTCGTATAGCCGATGCCTACCGGAAAGTTCGAAATTACGAAAAATCCAATGAGATTTATCAGCGCGTCCTGAAAATGGAATCCAACAATTCCTACTGCCTGATTGGTCTGGGACATCTCAATTACGATTTCAGAGATTATGAAAAAGCTCTCTATTACTGGGAAAAAATGCTCGAGCTCAACAAATCGAGAGTGGATATAAGAGTTCTGACTTCCCTGGGGAACTGCCACCGGAAAATGAAAACCTTTGACGAGGGTATCCCCTATTTTGAACAGGCTCTGAAAATGCAGCCCAATAACTTTTATGCTCTTTTCGGTCTTGCCGACTGCTACAGAGGACTTCACATTCCCGATGAGTCTGTTAAGTACTGGAACCGCATTCTCGGGCTTGATCCAAGGAATAAAGTAATTCTCACAAGAGCCGGAGACGCATACCGCAATATGGGCGAACAGGAAAAAGCTCAGGAATATTACACGAATGCTCTCGATATCGAATACGATATCTATGCTGTTCTCGGTTTAAGTCTTATAAATAGAGATAAAGGCAATTACGAAGAATCAGCGACGACCATACGCAATATTATAGATAAAGACCCCAAAAACCCCCGCTTCTACCTTGAATTAGCCGATGTTTACCGCAAATGGGGAAAAGAGAAAGATGCCGTGCAGGTGCTTTCCGATTTTCTTAAAACAGGCAATAAAAATCAGGTAATACAGGATATGTATAATGAACTGAAGGGTAGATAA
- the hisB gene encoding imidazoleglycerol-phosphate dehydratase HisB — translation MPVEIKRETAETKIFLKLDLESRNKPAISTGLPFFDHMLYAMAFHGKFFLELKADGDVDVDPHHLVEDTGLVLGQAFLKSFRDKGAINRYGQAKIPMDDALSEVVIDVCNRPYLVYNVSYPQEMSGNFANYLFKEFFQAFVSEAKINLHLLSHYGENSHHISESLFKAMGIALEYAFRKTGASGTESMSTKGVI, via the coding sequence ATGCCTGTAGAGATAAAGCGGGAAACCGCTGAAACGAAAATATTCCTGAAGCTCGATCTGGAAAGCAGAAACAAGCCCGCCATTTCAACGGGTTTGCCTTTTTTCGATCATATGCTTTATGCCATGGCTTTTCACGGGAAGTTTTTTCTTGAGTTAAAAGCCGATGGAGATGTGGACGTTGACCCCCATCATCTAGTGGAGGATACGGGCCTCGTTCTGGGGCAGGCTTTTCTGAAAAGCTTCAGGGACAAAGGGGCAATTAACCGCTATGGACAGGCTAAGATTCCCATGGATGATGCTTTGAGCGAAGTGGTAATAGATGTCTGCAACCGCCCCTATCTGGTTTATAATGTGAGTTATCCTCAGGAAATGTCGGGGAATTTCGCAAATTATCTTTTTAAGGAATTTTTTCAGGCTTTTGTTTCCGAAGCGAAAATCAATCTTCACCTTCTTTCCCACTACGGAGAAAACAGTCATCACATATCTGAATCACTTTTTAAGGCAATGGGAATAGCATTGGAGTACGCATTTCGTAAAACAGGTGCCTCCGGTACGGAAAGTATGTCTACTAAAGGAGTGATTTGA
- the hisG gene encoding ATP phosphoribosyltransferase, whose translation MDKPLTIALPKGRLFEQVKDHFHSKGIEFNFEKRKLVAYDSRGLLKIFLVKNSDLPAYVAHGIAGLGICGEDVVYETGYSFYNVLPFSFGGTKLCMAAHKDHKEIKEGHLTIATSFTDYTRDYFHKQGIPVKIIKLNGSVELAPVLGLAPYIVDLVETGSTLKANNLEVIRTLTDIKVNMIANRAYYKFHYEAINELADILRED comes from the coding sequence ATGGATAAACCATTAACTATAGCCCTTCCCAAGGGCAGATTATTCGAACAGGTGAAAGATCACTTTCACAGCAAGGGTATTGAATTCAATTTCGAAAAACGGAAGCTCGTTGCCTATGACAGCCGGGGGCTTCTTAAAATCTTTCTTGTGAAAAACTCCGACCTTCCGGCTTATGTGGCCCACGGGATTGCCGGTCTGGGAATATGCGGGGAGGATGTGGTCTACGAAACGGGATACAGCTTTTATAATGTTCTGCCCTTTTCCTTCGGAGGAACGAAACTCTGCATGGCCGCGCACAAAGATCATAAGGAAATAAAAGAAGGGCATCTGACAATAGCCACATCATTTACCGATTATACGCGGGACTATTTTCACAAACAGGGGATTCCTGTGAAAATCATCAAACTGAACGGGAGCGTTGAGCTGGCCCCTGTTCTCGGTCTGGCACCTTATATCGTTGACCTTGTTGAGACAGGCAGCACGCTTAAAGCCAACAACCTTGAGGTAATACGAACCCTGACCGATATAAAAGTAAATATGATAGCCAACAGAGCGTATTATAAATTCCACTACGAAGCGATAAACGAGCTGGCGGATATACTGAGAGAGGATTGA